GGCTTTGCGCGGCGAATTGAGCTGAATTCTTTCGGCTTTCAGCAGTGTCTTTCGTGATGTAGATGAGGCGGCAGTACCTACCCTCAACCCATTGTGGATAGCCAGATTTTCAGCCTGCGAAGGGGCTGTGCGAACTGGCCTGCGGGGGGCGTCGGGAGCAACGGCAGCAATAAACCGCGATGAGTTGGGCTGAACTACATGAGCCGATGGCGCGGCCGTAGTGGCCGCCACAGTAGTGGAAGGCCCGCTCGCCGCAGCTGGCGCCGAGGACGCGGGGGCTACGGCAGCCGGGGCCTTGGTCGGGAGCGCCGGTTGAGGCGCGGCCGCGTGGCTTGGCTGCTTGGCGTCGCCGCGAGTAATCAGTGCATGGGTGGCTTCTATTCTGGCCGGCGTGGCGGCGAGGGGGCTCGTGCCGGCCGGCGTGGCCGTATCGGTGGGCCACAGCAGCCAGCCGGCTGCCACCAGGGCCACAATGGCCACTTCGGCCGCAAAATACTGCCACAGCTTCCGCCGCACGGCTTGCTCAATCACCGTCTTGTCTAGCTCCTTTTCCAGGCGCAGCCAGGCATCCAGGGGGAAGGAGGCGGGCTCGGGGTCCGGTGGGTCCAGGCGTTGGAACGCCTTATCAATATCGTTATCCGACCACATAGCGCGCTTTTTCAGAAGTAGTACACTGGGCCAGCATCGTCCGCAAGTGAGCTCGGGCCTTAAATAAGTTTGATTTGGAAGTGCCCACGGAAATGTGGAGCTGCTCGGCAATTTCTTCGTGGCCGAAGCCGTCTATCACCGCCAGGTTGAACACCGCCCGGTAGGCCGGGGGCAGGCGCTGCACCAGGGCCAGCAGCTCGTCGTAGCTCAACGCGTCGAGGGGCGTGGGGCCACTGTCGGCCTGGTTCAGGGACACATCGTCGAGCTCCTGCTGGTGCTGGTGGCGTTCGTTGGCGCGGTAGTGGTCGATGGCGGTGTGAATCATGATGCGCTTAAGCCAGCCGCGGAACGAGCCCAGCACATCTTCGGGATGGCGGGCTGCATCGAAGCGGGCCACGTCGCGGAATACTTTCACAAACCCGTCGTTGGCCGCTTCCATGGCTTGGTCGCGGTTGCGGGCGTAGCGCAGGCAAATGCTCATCGCATAGCCGTAGAACTGGCCGTACAGCCGGCGTTGGGCCACCCGCTCCTGCAGCCGGCAGGCAGCCAGCAGCTCCGGCAGTGCCGGAGGGCCAGAATCAGAGGGGACGACGTGCAGCATAATGCAGCGGTAGATAGGCTTGTTTAAACGACTCGGAAGTTAAGCAAAAAGGGTTGCCTAATCACTGATTTTTCGGATTGAAGCGGATTTCACGGATTTTGTGGACAATGACATGCGCTCCTGCGTAGCCGCGCCCCGACCATGCCCACACAAAAAAAGCCGCCCACCGGGCGGCTTTTTTACCTTGAGTCTCAGGAACTGAATCGGCCACGAAATCCGTGAAATCCGCTTCAATTCGAAAAATCAGTGATGTTACACGTTGGCCGTGCTCAGCTTGGGGGCGTCGCCGGGTAGGCCGGTTACGTCTTCGCCAGCGGCGAGGCGCTCGCGCTCCTCTTTCTTGCCGTAGGTGTCGAGGATAATCGGGGTGGCGATGAACAGCGACGAGTACGTGCCGAAGATGATGCCCACAATCATGGTGAAGGAGAACGAACGGAGGGTTTCGCCGCCGAAAATGTACAGCACCAGCACCACCAGGAACACCGTCGTGAACGTAATCATCGTCCGCGAGAAGGTGGAGTTCAGGGCCGGGTTCACCACCTGGGCGAAGGTCAGCTTGGGGTTCTCGCGCAGGTACTCCCGAATACGGTCGTAGATAACCACCGTGTCGTTCATCGAGAAGCCGATGATGGCCAGCACGGCCGCCACGAAAATCTGGTCCATCTCATAGTTCACGCCGAAGGCCCGCGCAATGGGGAAGGCGGCAATCACGAGCAAGGCATCGTGAAACAGGGCGATAACGGCAGCCATTGAGTACTGCCACTTCTCGAAGCGGAACAATACATACACGAAGATGCCCAGCAGCGTGAGACCCAACGAGAGCACCGAAGTGCGCTTGATGTCGTCGGCGATGGTAGCGCCCACTTTCGAAGCAGAGGGAACCTGTGGGCTGGCCGAAGCAAACTTCTGCAGGCCCTGGTCCAGGGCGGCGCGCACCTGCTTGTCGGCGGTTACGCTTTCGTCGTCGGCCAGGTAGCCGGTGGTCACGCGCAGGCGGTTTGGAGCACCGTACTGCTTCACTTCCAGGCCCGCGCCTTTGAAGGCCGGCCGGAGCTGGTCGGCTACGTCGGAGGCCACCATGGTCTTGTTGAAATCAACCACGTAAGCGCGGCCGCCCTGGAAGTCGACGCCCAGGTTGGGGCCGCCCTGCAGGTACATCAGCACAAAGCCGAGGATGATAACCGACGCCGAGAAAATGTAGGCGATTTTGCGCTTGCCCACGATGTCGAAGTTCAGGTTTTTGAACAGGTTGCGCGAAATCATCGTGCTGAAGGTCATCGGGTGGTTTTCGTTGCCCTTAATCAGCCACTCAATGATGAGGCGCGACACAAACACGGCCGACAGGAACGAGGTGAGCACGCCAATACCAAGGGTGATAGCGAAGTTCTGCACCGGGCCCGTGCCGAAGAAGCCGAGGATAACGGCAATGAGCATCGTGGTTACGTTGGAGTCGAAGATGGCCGAGAAGGCGCGCGAGTAGCCTTTGTTCACGGCATCGGACAGGCCCAGGCCGTGGTTCAATTCTTCCCGCACCCGCTCGAAAATCAGTACGTTGGCGTCAACCGACGAGGCAATTACCAGAATCAGACCGGCGATGCCGGGCAGCGTGAGCGCCGTGCCAAACTGCGCCAGCACGCCCAGAATCAGGAACATGTTGAAGAGCAGGGCCACGTCGGCCACGATACCAGCGCGGCCGTAGTACAGCGCCATGAAAATCATGATAATCAGCAGGCCGGCCAGCGACGAGTATAGGCCTTGGTTGATGGCTTCCTTGCCGAGCGAAGGACCCACTACGGCTTCTTCCACAATGCGGGTAGGAGCGGGCAGCTTACCAGCCTTTAGCTGGTTGGCCAGGTCCTGGGTGTCTTCAATGGCGAAGCTGCCCGTGATGCTGGTGCCGCCGCCCGTAATCTCGCTCTGCACCACCGGGGCCGAGCACACGTAGTCGTCGAGAACCATGGCCACTTGGCGGCCAATGTTGGCGCCGGTCATTTTGGCCCACTTGCGCGAGCCCGCGGGGCTCATGTTCATCAGTACCTCGGGCTGGCCGGTAGCACCAATGTCGGCGCGGGCGTCGCTGATTACTTCGCCGCTCAGCATGGGCACGCCGTCGCGGGTTTTGCGCACCGGAATCAGCTCCAGGTACTCCTGCTTGTCGATGGTGGTGGGCTTCAGGCTCCAGAGCAGGGCCAGGGTGGGGGGCAGCACGGCTTTGGCCTCCGGCGAACGCAGGATGCTGTTCATGCGGGCGGTGTCGCGCAGGTTCACACCCAGGCGGCCGGGCATGGTGAACAGGCTGGCCAGCACGCCGCCTTTGGTCGACGTAGCGGCCGAGTCAGCAGCGTTCTTAGCCGATTTCTTGGCCAGTTGGGCAGCCAGGGAAGAAGAGTCGCCCGCGGCGGCTTTGTTGCCAGCCAAGGCTTTGGAGGTATCGGCAGCAGCGGTGGTAGCGCCGGCTTTCTGCGCGGCGGCTTTGGTGGCCAGCTGCTGGTCGAGCTGCACGAGGTAAGGAGCCACTTCGTTCTGGTTCCATACTTCCCAGAACTCCAGCTTGGCTTGGCCTTGCAGCAGCTTGCGCACGCGGTCGGGGTTGTCGACGCCGGGCAGCTCAATCTGGAGGCGGCCGGTGCCTTTCACGCGCTGGATGCTGGGCTGGTTCACGCCAAACTTGTCGACGCGGGTACGCAGGATGTTGAACGAGCGGTCGATGGCTTCTTCAACTTCCTTGTCGATGGCCCCAATCACCTTTTCGTTCGACGAGTTGATGTCGATGTTGCGGCTCTTGTTGGTGGTGTTGGCAAAGATGGTAGCCAGCGGCTTGCCACCCGAGTTCTGCTGCCAGGCTTGGGCAAACAGTGCCGTAAACGGCGTGCCCGAGTTGGTTTTCTGAGCCTGCTGGGCTTGCTCCAGCGATTTGTTGAATGCGGCGTCTTTGCTGTTGCCGCTCATGGCCCGCACGATTTCTACCGGCGATACCTCGAGCGTTACGTGCATGCCGCCTTTCAGGTCGAGGCCCAGGCCGAGCTCGCTCTGGCGCACCTCGCGGTACGTGAAGGGCCCAAACACGGGCGCGCGCCACACCGAGTCGAGGTAGTGCTGGCGGGCGGTTTCGTTGAGCTTGCCGTCGCGGGTGGCGTAGGCCACGGCTTTCTGCTGCACACCACGCGAGACGTAGGTGAAGAACAGGAAGTACGCGCACAGCGCCGTCACCACGACGGTTAGGGCGATGATTAATCCTTTATTACGCATTATGAAAAGTGTTGATTGTTGAGTTTTGAATGTTGAGTGCGGGGCGTGAAAAAGGGCTGGCGGTGAACGGCAGTTTAACCGAAACGGCAAAACGCATTCAACCCTCAACCCTCAAAATTCAACACTTGCTAAGGGGCTTGCGGCGACAAGGCCACGGCCAGCAGCCGCGCCCGAAAAAACTCGCCGGCCCGCACGCCGGCATGGAGGCGCGGCACCGCCAGCGCCCGCCGCAGAGCGGGCAGCCACAGCGAGGGCACCGCCGCCGGCAGCCAAGCCACCACGGGCGGCGCCACAAAGTGCTCCAGTGTTGCGGTGGCTTCCAGCAATACCTTCTGTTTTACCACCGTTGCTTTGGGCGGGGCGAAACGGGTTTCCCCCTTGCCCACCGGCAGGCGCAGTACGCTCACGGCGCGCTGGTTCAGGCCCAGCACCAGCAGCACCGTAGCGGCGAGCAGTGCAAAGCGCAGCGAAAACCAAAAACGTGTGAGCAGAGCCAGCATGGGTATAAACGGGGACTGCAAAGGTAATATTTTGGCGGGGATGTTGGCAAGCAGCACTATAAAGCCGCTTCACATAGCTGTCAGGGCGCTATTTCAGGGCTTCGAAGGTGTATTGCGCGTCGGCCCAGAACGCATCGAGCGCCATAATCCGGGGCTTAAAAAAAGAAATAAGCGCGGGCCAGTCTTCCCGATTAAACAGGTTGGCGGGGCGCAATTCAATATAAATGCGGCTGTAGGGTAGGCCCACGGCGTCAGTGGCTTCCGCTTCCCAGCTCCATTCCTCGCCCAAGGCTTCGTGAAGCAAAGCCTTTAGCTCAACAAACTGCTCATAAAAGAGCTCCCGGATGCCCGCGTCCGGATGCGTCAGCTCAATGGCGATGGTGGCGCGCCGGTTGTCGGCCTGCATCCGGAAGTACACGTGCTTGATGCCCGTCTTGTAGTTTATCCAGTTGGTCGAATCGCCTTCGGCCGACGGCACCGGAGCCATGTACTGCCCAAAGGCCGTCCAGAAAGCCTGGCGTAGCTGGGTTACTTCTGCTTTGCTATACATTGGAGATTGGGCCCATAAGCCATAAGCCGGGACTACAATGGCCCGGCTCCTTCACATGAGGTACCAAAGAAAGGGCGTCGACTGCTTATCGGAAGAACAAGCAAATGCTCCGTTGAGCCACAGCCGGCCCAAGTTGAGCTAAAGCGGCGTGGCCCACCAGCCGGTTGCGTTGGCTTGAATGGCTACGGCGCCGGCGTTTTGGTAGTACTCGTCTACGCATTCCCGGAACATGGAATTGTTGGTGCTGGAAAAGCACACGGCGTGGTCGGCGGGCGGCAGCGGCCCCGTGTGCACCCTGAAGATGCTGCCCCGCTCGGCCTTCGTAATTATAAGGTAAGTGGTGTCGCTTAGCGACGTGGTGGTCGCCTCAAACATGGGCCCGTAGGAAGTGTCCGGGGTGATGTCTCCCCTCAGATTCTTGTTGTGGGCCGGGTGTTGCAGAATGCCGACCTGGCTGTTTTTGTCGCAGCCCATCAGCATAACTAAACCCAACGCGGCCAAAACCGCTTTTCGGGGAGTGACTTGTGAGAGCGTACTGCTCATATCCAAAGCAAAAATGATTATCTCAGCAAAGCCCGGGTGCCGCGCTTGGCACTACGGCGCTACCCGGCTAGCTTTTATAGGTCCAAGATAATATTGTTTTGCTTATACAGTATGGATAGGTTAAAAAATTATACGCTCACCCCTGTGTGAAGCGTGTGTGCTGTTCATAAGTAAAGTCAATTGCCCTGAGAGGATGCTTGCTTATTGCTTAGACTTCTTTAACCACCTTGGTTTGCAGAAAGCCGACCAGCACTTCCAGGCCTTTCTCAAAGTGGCGGTTGTTCGGAATTACGATATCGGCGTAGTGCTTGTAGGGCGCAATAAACTGCTCGTAGGTGGGGGCTACGTGGTGGGTGTAGCGGTAAAGCACATCGGCCAGGTCATAGCCCCGCTCGTCACGGTCGCGGATAATGCGGCGGTGCAGCTTCACGTGTTCCTGGGCATCGATGTACACTTTGAGGTCCAGCAGCTTCGCGATTTCTTCGAAGTGAAACACGAAGATGCCTTCTACCACCACAATGGGGGCGGGCCGGAACACCAGTTCCTTTGGCGTGGCGGCCGCGTTATTAAAGGTGTATTCCGTCCGCCGTACTTCGTGGCCCTGGCTGATGCGCAGCACGTCGGCGGCATAAGCCGCGGCATCGATGCTGGCGGGCAAGTCAAAGTTTTCCACCCCCTGGTCGTCGCGCATTTGCTTTTCGCGGGGATGATAATAATTATCCTGCGAGATGAGGCAAATCTGGTCTTCGGGAAAAGCCGCCAGTAGCCGCCGCAGAAACGTGGTTTTGCCAGAGGCGCTGCCGCCGGTGATGCCAATAAGATAAGGGGTGTGCATAGCAGGCAAAGGTAACGCTTCGCTCAATGAGGAATGAAGAATGAGGGCTGAAGAATTGAAACGGGCCCAAGTGCCCGGGCTTCCTCACCCCTCATTTAGAAACTTGACCAGCCCGGCCACGGCCCGCGCCCGGTGGCTGATGAGGTTCTTCTCGGCGCCGCTCATTTCGGCGAAGGTGCGCCCGTTGCCCTCCACCGGCACAAACACGGGGTCGTAGCCGAAGCCGCCCGTGCCCCGCAGGTCTTCCGAAATATAGCCCGCCACTTCGCCCGCAAACTCGTGCATAGAGCCGTCGGCGCCGGCCAGGGCCACTACCGTACGGAAACGGGCCGAGCGGTCAGGCACGCCGGCCAGCTCTTGCAGCAGCTTGGCCACGTTGTCTTCGGCCCGCCGCTGGGGGCCGGCGTAGCGGGCCGAGTACACGCCCGGCTCCCCGTTGAGGGCGGTTACTTCCAGGCCGGTATCGTCGGCAAAGCAGGCCACGCCGTAGTGCTGGCGCACGTATTCTGCTTTTTGGCGGGCATTGCCTTCCAGGGTGTCCTGGGTTTCGGGCAGCTCTTCGTGGCAGCCGATGTCGGCCAAACTCAGCAGCTTGAGGCCCGGGGGCAGTAGCGGGCGGATTTCGTCGAGCTTGTGCGCGTTGTTCGATGCAAAGCAGAGCTGGGTGGGAGCTGGCATAGGTGAGGGTATAGTAAGAGCGTCATGCGGAGCTTGTCGAAGCATCTCAACTGCAATACTAAATCTATTTAGCTGCCCGGTAGAGATGCTTCGACAAGCTCAGCATGACGTCCATTGTTCGTTCAATTAACTACTGAGGCCCCACTTACCGGAACATCGACTTTATGGTGCCCCAGGAACGCTGCATGGCACTGGGGGTGCCCGCCAGCACGGTGAGGTAGCTTTGGTCGCCGCTGGTGCTGCGCACCGTGAGCCGATACGTGAGCGGGCCGCCGGCTGCGGCACCGGTGCTACCCGCCGTGGTCCGGAGCGGGTTGGTGTCGAGGAGCTGGTAGCGGCGCTGGCCGGTGGGCCTGAGGCTGCTCACGGCCGTGTAGCTGGTTTCGGTGGCGGCTTTGCGGGAAATCTCAAAGCCGGTGACGTTGGTTTCTGAGTTTACTTGCCAGTCTAGGCGCACATTGGGGCCGTCGTAGCCCGCCGTAAAAAGCGTGAGGGAAGTGGCCACAACTAGGCTTGCATTCCAGAGCACCAGCAGCAAGGCGGCGGGGCCGAAACGACGAAACAGACGGCGGATGAGGGGGGATTTCAGCACGCGCGACAGCCCGGCCCCAAATAGGGACGGATTCAAATGTACACGCATATCGGAACGCCAACAAGCTCATCAACACCCACTGGCAGCGCTTATCCCCCGTAAAATATTGAGGCCAGAGTTGGGTATTTAGGAGCTAAGCTGTACTTTTGCAGTCCCTTCCGCAAAATCGGCAGGGTTCAACTGGTAAAACTGGCCCCCGATATGAAAAAAGAGACCCACCCCGAGTATCAGGAAGTCGTGTTTCAGGACACTTCCTCGGATTTTAAGTTCATCACTCGCTCCACGATGAAGCCGACCGACACCATCACGATGGAAGACGGCAAAACGTATCCGCTGGTGAAAATCGAAGTGAGCAGCGCCTCGCATCCTTTCTACACCGGCAAGAACATGTTCATTGACACGGCCGGCCGTGTGGAGAAATTCCGCAGCCGCTACGCCAAGAAAGAGCAGAACAGCGCCAACAAAGAATAGCTTTTTGAGTTGTCAGTTGCTCGTTATCAGTTGTTAGGCTGATGGCCTGCCAACCGAAAGCTCCCGGTAGCCCAGCTGCCGGGAGCTTTTCTTTTTACGATACCCGAACTTTGTAATCGGGGCTGCCTTCACCAACTTGGGTGCCTAAGCTAACCACTGCCAACTACCACCTGACAATTAACTAGATGCACGTTCTGCTTTTCGACGACCCGGCCATCCGGCCGCACTTGCTGCCGTTCACCTTCACGCGCCCCGTGGCGGCGCTGCGCTGCGGCATTCTGACGCTGGCCGAAAAATGGCAGTACCGGCTGGGCGTGGCGGCGGTGGGCTACCTCACGCAGCCTTATTTGCAGGAGAAGTTTCCGGCTGGCGACGTAAGCGGGCCAGCCCTCATCATAAACGGCGCCGTGTGCCCCGACGACCTGCTCGTCCGCCAGGTGCAGGCTTTGCACCCCGGCCAGGCCCTGTACTGCGACGAGCGCCTGGTGGCCGCCCACGTGGCCGACGCCTCGCTCGTGGCCGAGCTAATCCAGGACGGTCCGCCCGAATCCCGCCAGGTAGCCGAGCCGGTGACGGTGGTGACCCGGCCCTGGCATTTGTTTCTTTTCAACGGCGCCGAAATCCGCCGCGACTTTGCCCTCCTCACCCAGGGCCGCACGTCGCAACCCATCTCCGACCCGCACACCATCGTGTACGGGGCCGAAAACATCTTCATCGAGGAAGGTGTGAAAATCCGCGCTGCGATTCTCAACGCCGAGGATGGCCCCATTTACCTAGGCAAAAACTCACAGGTGCACGAAGGTGCCATCATCAAAGGCCCGCTGGCTTTGTGCGAAGGCGCGCACATCAACGCCGGCGCCAAAATGCGCGGCGACAACACCGTCGGCCCGTACTCCAAAGTGGGCGGCGAAGTGGGCAACAGCATTCTGTTGGGCTACGCCAACAAAGGCCACGACGGCTACCTGGGCAACTCCGTTATCGGCGAATGGTGCAACCTCGGGGCCGATACCAACACCAGCAACCTCAAGAACAACTACGCTTCCGTTAAAATATGGAGCCACAAGGCCCACCGCTTCGTGGACACCGGCCAGACCTTCTGCGGCCTGATGATGGGCGACCACAGCAAGTGCGGCATCAACACCATGTTCAACACCGGCACAGTGGTGGGCGTGGGCGCCAATATTTTTGGGGCGGGCTTCCCGCGCACGTTTATCCCGAGCTTCAGCTGGGGCGGCGCGGCCGGGTTCGAGACCTTCAAACTGCCCAAGGTGGACGAAGTAGCCGAACGGGTGATGGCCCGCCGCGCGCTGCCCTACACCAAAGTTGAGCAGGATATTATGAAGGTGGTTTTTGAAGCGACGGAAGCGGATAGGGTTTGGGAAAAGGCTAAATAGCAATGAGTAAACTCTTGATTGGCTTCTGCTGCTTCTTCCTGTCTATGATGGTAGTAGTAGGATTTGTTAATTCCTGGATTTCGGGCTTATTGAAGCTTGCGGTGACTGGTATCGCGGTATTGCTGTTGCTTCGGTTGCTGCGAAAGGAAATGGACTGGCAAACAAAAGTTTTCGGTGCTATAGGCTTCACATTTTTGGCCTGCATCCTTTCGATTGGAGCTGATTTTGTCTTGTTGCGTTAATTCGCCAATAACGATTCCATGACCTTCGCCGAAATCCCCAACCAAATTGCTGTGAAACAGCTGCTGCGCCAGTCGGTGCAGCGGCAGCACGTGGCGCATGCCCAGCTTTTTCGGGGTAGCGAGGGCGGCGCGGCGCTGGCCCTGGCCCTAGCCTACGCGCAGTATTTGAACTGCGAAGCGCGCGCTGCTGATGCCGAGGACAGCTGTGGCCACTGCCCGGCCTGCACCAAAACGGCCAAGCTGGCCCACCCCGACCTGAACTTCATTGTGCCCGTGACCACCACCAAAACGGTGACCAAGGACGCGGTGAGCAACAAGTTTATGGCCGAGTGGCGCTCCTTCGTGCTCGACAACCCCTACCAGGGCCTCAACGACTGGATGCAGCACATCGGGGCCGAAAACAAGCAGGGCAACATCTCCAAGGACGAAGCCGTGCAAATCCTGAAGCTGGTGAGGCTGAAGGCTTTTGAGGCCCGTTTCAAAATCGTCATTCTGTGGCTGCCCGAGCTGATGCACCCCGCCGCGGCCAACGCCGTGCTCAAGCTGCTGGAAGAGCCACCGCCCGCCACCATCTTCCTGCTGGTGAGCCACGCCCCCGAGCAGCTGCTGCCCACTATCATCAGCCGGGTGCAGCCGGTGGTGGTGCGCCCGTTTTCGGAAGACGACATCACCACCTTTCTCCAGGAGCGCCACCACGTGCCCGAGGCCAAGGCCCGCCAGGTAGCCCAACTGGCCAATGGCAGCCTGGGCGCCGCTTTGGCCAGCCGCGACACCAACGCCGACCACGACTATTTCGAGTTTTTCCGCGACTGGATGCGGCTGTGCTTCAACTTTGGCAGCAAAGCCGGGGACATTCTGAAGAAAAGCGAAGAGTTTCAGAAGCTGGGCCGTGAAAACCAAAAGGAGCTGCTGGCCTACTCCTTGGGCCTGGTGCGCAAGGTTTTGCTGTTCGGCATCGACCCCAAGTTCGTACCGCATCTAGCCGGGGGCGAGCAGCAGTTTGTCATCGGCTTCGCCAAGTTTGTGACGCCGCGCAACGCCGATTTGCTGGCCAAGGAGCTCACCGACGCCCACTACCACATCGAGCGCAACGCCAATCCCCGCATGGTGTTCGTCGACAGCTCGCTTCGGCTGGGCGGTCAGCTGCGCTTGGCCCAAGGCTAGGGCCGTTGGGGGTTAAATGTTAAACGATAACTGTTAAATGACCAGTCCCATTCGCCTCGCTACCCGCGGCAGCCGCCTCGCCCTCTGGCAGGCCGAACACGTGGCCAACCTGCTCCATAATGCCGGGTTCGCCACCGAAATCGTGCCCATGCAAACCACCGGCGACGCCGTGCAGGACCGCTCATTGGCCAAAATTGGTTCGAAAGGAGTCTTTACCGAAGAGTTGGAAGAAAGCCTCCGCCGGGGCGAAACCCACTTGGCCGTGCACTCGGCCAAAGACGTGCAAAGCAGCATTCCGCCCGACCTGGAGCTGCTGGCTTTCCTGGAGCGCGAGCAGGTAAACGACGTGGTATTGAGCTTTAACGAGCATTTTGAGCTCAATAAGTCCGGCATCGTGCTGGGCACGAGCAGCACCCGCCGCAAAGCCCAGCTGCGCCGGTTTTACCCCGGCGCCACCACGGCCGAGGCCCGCGGCAACCTCCAAACCCGCATCCGCAAGCTGGAAGAAGGCCAGTACGATGGGCTGGTGCTGGCCTACGCCGGCGTGCACCGCATGGGCTACGACCATCTGGTGCGCCACACCCTGCCCACCTCCCAGTTTGTGCCCGCTACGGGCCAGGGCAGCATCGCCATCGAGTGCCTGGCCGGGCTAGCTCAAGACCTGAAAGCCCAACTCAAAGCCGCCCTCGACCACCCGGCCACCCATACGTGCCTGGCGGCCGAGCGTGCCTTCCTGCATACCATGGAAGGCGGGTGCAGCATCCCCTCTTTTGCGCTGGCCACGCTGGAAGGCAACGGCGCGGTGCGCCTGCACGGCGGCCTCATCAGCCTCGATGGCGAGGAATACGTGGAGGAAATTCAGTGGGCCGACGTAGCCGATGCCCGCGCGCTGGGCGTATCGGTAGCCGATGCGGTGCTGGCCCGGGGCGGCCGCGAAATTCTGGCCAGCATCCGCGAGCACCGGGGATAGGCGCTATAATTTTCGGTAGTTCTCCCCGTTTCCTTTCTTTGTTCTCTATGAAACACAACATCTATTGCCTGGCATGGGCGCTGCTGGCGCTGCTCTGGGTGGCCAGCCCTGCTTTCGCCGCCGATAAGCCCGGTAAGCACCCCAAAAAAAGCAGTAAGGACGAGGTGGTCACCATCAGCACTTCGCAGGGCATTATCCGCGTTATTCTGTTTGAGGATACCCCGCTGCACAAGGCCAATTTTCTGCAAAAAGCAAAAAGCGGCTTCTACAACGGCACCACCTTCCACCGCGTCATCCCCGACTTTATGATTCAGGGCGGCGATGCCAACTCCAAGGACGCCGACCCAAGCAATGACGGCCTGGGCCAAGCCAACGAAGGCACGGTACCCGCTGAGTTTGTAGCAGGCCACCAGCACAACTACGGTGCCTTGGCTGCTGCCCGCCAGGGCGACTTCGCCAACCCGCAGCGCGCCAGCAGCATATCGCAGTTTTATTTGGTGGAAAACCACGAGGGCACCCATTTTCTCGACGGCCAGTATACCGTTTTTGGCCAGACCATCCAGGGATTGGACGTCATCGACAAAATTGCCAAAATGCCCCGCGACGGCCGCAACCGGCCCACCGCCGACATCAAGATGACCATGAAAGTGGAGAAACTGAAGCGGAAGAAAATCGCCAAGCTCTACGGCTATACCTACCTGTAAGCAGCTTAGCCCATTCACCGCCTTAGGGGCCTGATTTGCTGAATATGAAAGTCCTCATAACCGGTTCTAACGGCTTACTGGGCCAAAAGCTGGTGGCCCTGCTGCGCCAGCAGGCCGGGGTGGAGCTGGTGGCTACTTCGCGTGGTGCCAACAAACTGGCGAGCCTCTACCCCGACTTGCACTTTGTGCCCCTTGACGTAACCGAGGCCGGGCAAGTGCGGCAAGTGCTGGCCCAGGAGCGGCCCACCCACCTCATTCACACCGCGGCCATGACCAATGTGGACGAGTGCGAGCTGAACCGCGACGCCTGCTGGCTGCAGAACGTGACGGCCGTCGAAAACCTGGTGGATGCCTGCGCCGAGCGGGACATTCACCTCACCCACCTGAGTACCGATTTTATTTTCAGCGGCGAAGCGGGGCCGTTATCCGAGGAGGCCCAACCTGCGCCGGTCAACTTCTATGGCGAAAGCAAGCTGGCGGCCGAACTGTTGGTGCAGGCCAGCCCCGGCCGCTGGGCCATTGCCCGCACGGTGCTGGTGTACGGCGTGGCCCACGAATACGGCCGCACCAACATCGTAACCTGGGTGCGGGATTCCCTACGGGCCGGCAAGGCCATCAAAGTAGTGGCCGACCAGTGG
This region of Hymenobacter sedentarius genomic DNA includes:
- a CDS encoding type B 50S ribosomal protein L31, giving the protein MKKETHPEYQEVVFQDTSSDFKFITRSTMKPTDTITMEDGKTYPLVKIEVSSASHPFYTGKNMFIDTAGRVEKFRSRYAKKEQNSANKE
- a CDS encoding DUF4268 domain-containing protein, with product MYSKAEVTQLRQAFWTAFGQYMAPVPSAEGDSTNWINYKTGIKHVYFRMQADNRRATIAIELTHPDAGIRELFYEQFVELKALLHEALGEEWSWEAEATDAVGLPYSRIYIELRPANLFNREDWPALISFFKPRIMALDAFWADAQYTFEALK
- the rdgB gene encoding RdgB/HAM1 family non-canonical purine NTP pyrophosphatase, whose protein sequence is MPAPTQLCFASNNAHKLDEIRPLLPPGLKLLSLADIGCHEELPETQDTLEGNARQKAEYVRQHYGVACFADDTGLEVTALNGEPGVYSARYAGPQRRAEDNVAKLLQELAGVPDRSARFRTVVALAGADGSMHEFAGEVAGYISEDLRGTGGFGYDPVFVPVEGNGRTFAEMSGAEKNLISHRARAVAGLVKFLNEG
- a CDS encoding uridine kinase family protein: MHTPYLIGITGGSASGKTTFLRRLLAAFPEDQICLISQDNYYHPREKQMRDDQGVENFDLPASIDAAAYAADVLRISQGHEVRRTEYTFNNAAATPKELVFRPAPIVVVEGIFVFHFEEIAKLLDLKVYIDAQEHVKLHRRIIRDRDERGYDLADVLYRYTHHVAPTYEQFIAPYKHYADIVIPNNRHFEKGLEVLVGFLQTKVVKEV
- the secDF gene encoding protein translocase subunit SecDF, translating into MRNKGLIIALTVVVTALCAYFLFFTYVSRGVQQKAVAYATRDGKLNETARQHYLDSVWRAPVFGPFTYREVRQSELGLGLDLKGGMHVTLEVSPVEIVRAMSGNSKDAAFNKSLEQAQQAQKTNSGTPFTALFAQAWQQNSGGKPLATIFANTTNKSRNIDINSSNEKVIGAIDKEVEEAIDRSFNILRTRVDKFGVNQPSIQRVKGTGRLQIELPGVDNPDRVRKLLQGQAKLEFWEVWNQNEVAPYLVQLDQQLATKAAAQKAGATTAAADTSKALAGNKAAAGDSSSLAAQLAKKSAKNAADSAATSTKGGVLASLFTMPGRLGVNLRDTARMNSILRSPEAKAVLPPTLALLWSLKPTTIDKQEYLELIPVRKTRDGVPMLSGEVISDARADIGATGQPEVLMNMSPAGSRKWAKMTGANIGRQVAMVLDDYVCSAPVVQSEITGGGTSITGSFAIEDTQDLANQLKAGKLPAPTRIVEEAVVGPSLGKEAINQGLYSSLAGLLIIMIFMALYYGRAGIVADVALLFNMFLILGVLAQFGTALTLPGIAGLILVIASSVDANVLIFERVREELNHGLGLSDAVNKGYSRAFSAIFDSNVTTMLIAVILGFFGTGPVQNFAITLGIGVLTSFLSAVFVSRLIIEWLIKGNENHPMTFSTMISRNLFKNLNFDIVGKRKIAYIFSASVIILGFVLMYLQGGPNLGVDFQGGRAYVVDFNKTMVASDVADQLRPAFKGAGLEVKQYGAPNRLRVTTGYLADDESVTADKQVRAALDQGLQKFASASPQVPSASKVGATIADDIKRTSVLSLGLTLLGIFVYVLFRFEKWQYSMAAVIALFHDALLVIAAFPIARAFGVNYEMDQIFVAAVLAIIGFSMNDTVVIYDRIREYLRENPKLTFAQVVNPALNSTFSRTMITFTTVFLVVLVLYIFGGETLRSFSFTMIVGIIFGTYSSLFIATPIILDTYGKKEERERLAAGEDVTGLPGDAPKLSTANV
- a CDS encoding RNA polymerase sigma factor yields the protein MLHVVPSDSGPPALPELLAACRLQERVAQRRLYGQFYGYAMSICLRYARNRDQAMEAANDGFVKVFRDVARFDAARHPEDVLGSFRGWLKRIMIHTAIDHYRANERHQHQQELDDVSLNQADSGPTPLDALSYDELLALVQRLPPAYRAVFNLAVIDGFGHEEIAEQLHISVGTSKSNLFKARAHLRTMLAQCTTSEKARYVVG